One genomic segment of Helianthus annuus cultivar XRQ/B chromosome 14, HanXRQr2.0-SUNRISE, whole genome shotgun sequence includes these proteins:
- the LOC110908403 gene encoding uncharacterized protein LOC110908403 translates to MAMAAIPAAAASVYNEFNGTRINAVFSNFKPTTRTSVKIRAIKEETQQRQTNTSSSSSPDEITKKYGLEVGLWKIFSSKEDEEGDGKKSKGDQAKELLTKYGGAYLATSITLSLISFSLCYALITAGVDVPALLQKVGISAGETGEKVGTFALAYAAHKAASPIRFPPTVALTPIVASWIGKKVDKDN, encoded by the exons ATGGCTATGGCAGCAataccagcagcagcagcttccGTATACAACGAATTCAATGGTACCAGAATCAACGCAGTATTCTCCAATTTCAAGCCAACAACTAGAACAAGTGTCAAAATTAGGGCAATCAAAGAAGAAACACAACAGAGACAGACAAatacctcttcttcttcttctccagaTGAGATTACTAAGAAGTACGGCCTTGAAGTAGGCCTCTGGAAG ATCTTTAGCTCCAAGGAGGATGAAGAAGGTGATGGAAAGAAATCGAAAGGAGATCAAGCCAAGGAGCTGTTGACGAAATACGGGGGAGCTTACCTAGCAACCTCCATAACCCTCTCATTGATCTCGTTTTCTCTATGCTATGCTCTCATTACTGCTGGTGTTGATGTTCCAGCATTGTTGCAAAAG GTGGGGATTTCAGCTGGTGAAACTGGAGAGAAAGTGGGGACTTTTGCATTGGCATATGCAGCACATAAAGCAGCATCACCCATAAGATTTCCGCCTACCGTAGCCCTCACCCCGATTGTTGCTAGTTGGATAGGCAAAAAAGTCGATAAAGATAACTAG